In a genomic window of Amphiprion ocellaris isolate individual 3 ecotype Okinawa chromosome 11, ASM2253959v1, whole genome shotgun sequence:
- the klhl23 gene encoding kelch-like protein 23, with the protein MSHKQTDIYTYDFCDGDHPAELLDALRHFYMSGLFTDVALQCGESGQVFNCHRALLAARSSYFKVMFTADMRERSNSVIKLTGVDGGVLGALVDYVYTAQVCITESNVQSLLEAADLLQFVSVKQACEEFLVRLLDVDNCLGMHTFAQLHLCPGLEREARRVMLSRFAELIQQDEFLELDQEKMRSVLAAQSLTVQRDEVLIDALATWVSHDLDSRIHRVPDLLRSIHLDLDEVYFKATLEVHRQYLMNNDGKLKSMIIQALRSNGKEIPASRKMSSSMYIIGGYYWHPLCEVHIWDPISNTWVQGKDMPDPARESYSVSLLGANIYVTGGYRSNTVEALDAVSIYNCDYDEWTEGCPMIMARYYHCSVALHGCIYAIGGYRGGAPERETEFYDPLKKKWFPVAQMIQGVGNATACVMGDKIYVTGGHYGYRGSCTYEKIQVYRPDINEWSIITISPHPEYGLCSVSLNNKLYLVGGQTTIADCYDTERDEWRAISVMKERRMECGAVVINGCIYVTGGYSYSKGTYLQSIEKYDPELDSWEIVGTLPSPTRSHGCICVHSVQ; encoded by the exons ATGTCACATAAACAAACCGACATCTACACCTATGACTTCTGTGATGGAGACCACCCGGCAGAGCTCCTGGATGCTCTCAGGCATTTCTATATGAGCGGCCTGTTTACAGATGTGGCTCTGCAGTGTGGCGAGTCCGGCCAGGTGTTCAACTGCCACAGAGCTCTGCTGGCAGCCCGCAGCTCCTACTTCAAAGTCATGTTCACAGctgacatgagggagaggtcgAACAGCGTCATCAAGCTGACCGGGGTGGATGGCGGGGTGCTGGGGGCTCTGGTGGACTACGTCTACACAGCCCAGGTGTGCATCACAGAGAGCAACGTGCAGAGTCTGCTGGAGGCCGCGGATCTGCTGCAGTTCGTCTCTGTCAAGCAGGCGTGCGAGGAGTTCCTGGTTCGCCTCCTGGATGTGGATAACTGCCTGGGCATGCACACCTTCGCTCAGCTGCACCTGTGTCCGGGGCTGGAGAGGGAGGCCCGCAGAGTGATGCTGAGCAGGTTCGCTGAGCTCATCCAGCAGGACGAGTTCTTAGAGCTGGACCAGGAGAAGATGAGGTCTGTGTTGGCTGCTCAGAGTCTCACTGTGCAGAGAGATGAAGTGCTGATAGACGCATTAGCAACATGGGTAAGCCACGACTTGGACAGCCGCATTCACCGTGTTCCTGACCTGCTGCGCTCCATCCACCTGGATCTGGATGAGGTTTACTTCAAGGCTACATTAGAGGTGCACAGACAGTACCTGATGAACAATGATGGGAAGCTAAAATCAATGATCATTCAGGCGTTAAGGTCCAACGGGAAAGAGATTCCTGCAAGCAGAAAAATGTCTTCCAGCATGTACATCATTGGAGGTTACTACTGGCACCCTCTTTGTGAAGTTCACATCTGGGATCCTATCAGCAACACCTGGGTGCAGGGAAAAGACATGCCAGACCCCGCCAGAGAGAGCTACAGCGTCAGCCTACTGGGGGCAAATATCTATGTGACCGGTGGTTACAGGTCCAACACCGTCGAGGCCCTGGACGCTGTTTCCATCTATAACTGTGATTATGATGAATGGACCGAGGGCTGCCCCATGATCATGGCCAGGTACTACCACTGCTCTGTGGCTCTACACGGCTGCATTTATGCCATCGGAGGCTACAGAGGAGGAGctccagagagagagactgagttTTACGatcctttaaaaaagaaatggttCCCGGTGGCCCAAATGATCCAAG GTGTAGGAAATGCCACTGCCTGTGTGATGGGAGATAAAATCTATGTGACTGGAGGTCACTATGGTTACAGAGGAAGCTGCACCTATGAAAAAATCCAGGTTTACAGACCAGATATCAACGAGTGGAGCATCATTACAATAAGCCCCCATCCAG AGTACGGACTGTGTTCCGTGTCTCTCAACAACAAGCTGTACTTGGTGGGCGGACAGACGACTATTGCCGACTGCTACGACACGGAGAGAGACGAATGGAGGGCCATATcagtgatgaaggagaggaggatggagtgtGGAGCCGTGGTGATAAATGGTTGTATTTATGTGACAGGTGGATACTCCTACTCGAAAGGAACTTACCTGCAAAGCATCGAGAAGTACGACCCTGAGCTGGACTCATGGGAGATTGTGGGGACTCTTCCCAGCCCGACCAGATCTCATGGATGTATCTGTGTTCATAGTGTCCAGTGA
- the phgdh gene encoding D-3-phosphoglycerate dehydrogenase, whose protein sequence is MAPISIRAVLISESVDPRCRAILEENGIRVTEKTSMKKDELIAEIKDYDGLVVRSATKVTADVINAANNLKIIGRAGTGVDNVDVDAATKKGIIVMNTPSGNTISAAELTCALLMSLSRNVPQAAMSMKQGNWDRKKFMGAELFGKVLGIVGLGRIGKEVASRMQSFGMKTIGYDPITPPEVSASWGVEQMSLEQLWPQCDYITVHTPLMPSTVGLLNDETFAKCKKGVKVVNCARGGIIDEAALLRALESGQCGGAGLDVFVEEPPKDRSLVDHPNVISCPHLGASTKEAQARCGEDIALQIVDMVKGKKLVGAVNAQVLASTFSQESHQLIKLGEAVGAVLRSCSASKKPFSRVQIATKGDCMESCTGYMTSAVLVGLLSQDSGCCLNFINVLNLAKDTGIMVNQAHYVSDGAAEGVCKVELVADGCSFKASGSVHGGIPVLLELSDSVYRQPVALTGNLLFFKASASPQLLSSVAGLLAAEGVQIQSFSAPADGTGDLWFCVGVSSLLRDLSALKPLVKDAAQLSI, encoded by the exons ATGGCCCCGATCTCCATCCGAGCGGTGCTGATCAGCGAGAGCGTGGACCCCCGGTGCAGGGCGATCCTGGAGGAAAACGGCATCCGAGTGACCGAGAAGACCAGCATGAAGAAGGATGAGCTGATAGCAGAGATTAAG GACTATGATGGCCTTGTGGTTAGATCAGCAACCAAAGTAACAGCTGACGTTATCAATGCTGCTAATAACCTCAAAATAATTGGCAGAGCTGGGACCGGCGTAGACAACGTGGAtgttgatgctgccaccaaaaAGGGCATCATTGTCATGAA CACACCCAGTGGTAACACAATCAGCGCTGCAGAGCTCACATGTGCCCTGCTCATGAGCCTTTCAAG AAATGTGCCTCAAGCCGCAATGTCGATGAAGCAAGGAAACTGGGATCGCAAAAAG TTCATGGGTGCAGAGCTGTTCGGCAAAGTGCTCGGAATAGTTGGACTTGGCAGAATAGGAAAAGAAGTCGCCTCAAGAATGCAGTCATTTGGCATGAAG ACTATCGGCTACGATCCAATCACTCCACCTGAGGTGTCGGCCAGCTGGGGGGTGGAGCAGATGTCTCTGGAGCAGCTTTGGCCCCAATGTGACTACATCACTGTTCACACTCCACTGATGCCCTCTACTGTTG GTCTGCTGAATGATGAAACGTTTGCCAAGTgcaagaaaggagtgaaggttGTGAACTGTGCGAGAGGAGGCATCATTGACGAAGCCGCTCTCCTCAGAGCTCTGGAGTCCGGACAGTGTGGAGGAGCAGGACTGGATGTCTTTGTTGAG GAGCCACCTAAGGACCGCTCACTGGTGGATCATCCTAATGTCATCAGCTGTCCTCACCTGGGCGCCAGTACGAAGGAGGCTCAGGCTCGCTGTGGGGAGGACATCGCTCTGCAGATCGTGGACATGGTGAAGGGAAAGAAGCTGGTTGGAGCA gtAAATGCACAAGTTTTGGCCAGCACCTTCTCCCAGGAATCTCACCAACTGATCAAGCTCGGAGAAGCGGTCGGCGCTGTGCTGCGGTCATGCAGTGCTTCTAAGAAACCATTCAGTCGTGTTCAGATCGCTACCAAAG GGGATTGTATGGAGTCCTGCACTGGTTACATGACTTCAGCTGTACTGGTCGGTCTCCTCAGTCAGGATTCTGGATGTTGCCTAAACTTCATCAATGTCCTGAACTTAGCCAAGGACACTGGAATCATG GTAAACCAAGCCCACTATGTGTCTGACGGGGCGGCTGAAGGTGTGTGTAAAGTGGAGCTCGTGGCCGACGGCTGCAGCTTTAAAGCCAGCGGTTCGGTTCATGGCGGCATTCCGGTTCTGCTGGAGCTGAGTGACAGCGTGTACAGACAACCCGTCGCTCTCACCGGAAACCTGCTGTTCTTCAAAGCCTCTGCCAGTCCTCAGCTCCTGTCCTCAGTGGCTG GACTGTTGGCCGCAGAGGGAGTGCAGATCCAGTCCTTCAGTGCTCCTGCAGACGGTACTGGCGATCTGTGGTTTTGCGTCGGGGTGTCGTCTCTCCTGCGAGATCTCAGTGCCTTGAAGCCTTTGGTCAAAGACGCGGCGCAGCTCAGCATTTAA
- the cfap210 gene encoding cilia- and flagella- associated protein 210 isoform X2, with the protein MASAVQPSRRRGSSKSEPMEEAIMIIQPSDLRQVTVLRKAELQRIQDRPSRLKKEKERVREAAEQREALHQQSKEVVKLWSNTITGQRQKKLEAKMIREQIEEEKRKLMDIEEAKYKEQKQKEIIERAKTQQYYQTDRVKGLHRALLLTEVLKERDAQVELKQRQKSATKDADKEYVEMVKSREDEALRQEQEKAKQKKLQRQAAEEDLKNQMKENEKVREQLKLEDKKDGEEIQRLLEQYQLEQRMESGRQANERKNLMLAQMEQRHNRDLLRAINAQKQEAEEEQRKLFLSAKQKMIKLRNEKEKELFREAQMRRERIMGKLTVKQQEEAVSEEQRIAKAVAEQDAKQAQEQQEKEEKKAEMLKSIAAHRESMRREKEQMEKTAKQNKQDTLQRIKEADKIFSEEQQLEAKKTRENEIKLQDFNVTLMAEKSARQQRLKEEEHEFDAKNAEFMAEEENKFQQYSQSIINAAAVAQKNLFPLCKAAREGIGGGQGPVFGRFRPSYLVQDRTGAQMPKYVSGTTEDIKKRNEVVDIQEAKRRLGFTW; encoded by the exons ATGGCATCAGCGGTTCAGCCCAGCCGCCGGAGAGGATCCAGTAAAAGCG agcCAATGGAGGAAGCCATTATGATAATCCAGCCGTCAGACCTCCGTCAGGTCACTGTGCTGAGGAAGGCTGAATTGCAAAGGATTCAAGATCGACCAAGCCGGCTTAAAAAAGAGAAGGAACGCGTGAGAGAGGCAGCAGAACAGAGGGAGGCTCTGCACCAGCAGTCAAAAGAAGTGGTGAAACTGTGGTCCAACACCATCACT GGTCAAAGGCAAAAGAAGCTGGAGGCAAAGATGATTCGAGAGCAAattgaggaggagaaaaggaaaCTGATGGATATCGAAGAAGCCAAATACAAGGAACAGAAGCAGAAAGAGATAATCGAAAGAGCAAAGACTCAGCAGTATTATCAAACCGACCGGGTCAAAGGACTCCAT CGGGCACTACTGCTGACGGAGGTGCTGAAGGAGAGGGACGCTCAGGTCGAACTGAAGCAAAGACAAAAGAGTGCAACGAAAGATGCGGACAAAGAATACGTGGAAATGGTAAAGAGCAGAGAGGATGAAGCCTTGAGACAGGAGCAGGAGAAAGCAAAGCAGAAGAAGCTCCAGAGACAGGCTGCTGAAGAAGACCTGAAAAACCA AATGAAGGAAAATGAGAAGGTGAGGGAGCAACTGAAGCTGGAAGACAAGAAGGATGGAGAAGAAATTCAGCGTCTCCTAGAGCAATATCAGTTGGAGCAAAGAATGGAATCGGGAAGACAAGCAAATGAGAGGAAAAACCTCATGCTAGCTCAGATG GAGCAACGTCACAACAGAGACCTCCTGAGagcaataaatgcacaaaaacaggaGGCTGAAGAGGAGCAAAGGAAACTTTTTCTCTCTGccaaacaaaaaatgatcaagTTACGTaacgaaaaagaaaaagagctgtTTAG GGAGGCACAGATGCGCCGAGAGAGGATCATGGGCAAACTTACAGTGAAGCAGCAGGAGGAAGCTGTCAGTGAGGAGCAGAGGATCGCGAAGGCTGTAGCTGAGCAGGATGCTAAACAGGCACAAGAGcagcaggagaaggaggagaagaaggcgGAAATGTTGAAGTCCATCGCTGCACACAGAGAATCCATG AGACGAGAAAAGGAGCAGATGGAGAAGAcagcaaaacagaacaaacaagaTACACTGCAGAGAATAAAAGAGGCTGACAAAATATTCTCTGAGGAACAGCAGCTGGAGGCGAAGAAAaccagagaaaatgaaataaagttaCAAGACTTCAATGTTACACTAATG GCAGAGAAAAGTGCAAGGCAACAGCGGTTGAAGGAAGAGGAACACGAGTTTGATGCGAAGAACGCAGAATTCATGGCTGAAGAGGAGAACAAGTTTCAACAGTATTCACAGAGCATCATCAACGCCGCGGCAGTGGCTCAGAAAAACCTGTTTCCACTCTGCAAAGCTGCAAGGGAAGGAATCGGAGGAGGGCAGGGTCCCGTGTTTGGCAGGTTCAGGCCGAGCTACCTCGTCCAGGACCGCACTGGTGCTCAGATGCCCAAATATGTCTCCGGtaccacagaagacattaaaaagCGGAATGAGGTCGTAGATATACAGGAAGCAAAGAGGAGGCTCGGATTCACTTGGTGA
- the cfap210 gene encoding cilia- and flagella- associated protein 210 isoform X1, which yields MASAVQPSRRRGSSKSEPMEEAIMIIQPSDLRQVTVLRKAELQRIQDRPSRLKKEKERVREAAEQREALHQQSKEVVKLWSNTITGQRQKKLEAKMIREQIEEEKRKLMDIEEAKYKEQKQKEIIERAKTQQYYQTDRVKGLHRALLLTEVLKERDAQVELKQRQKSATKDADKEYVEMVKSREDEALRQEQEKAKQKKLQRQAAEEDLKNQMKENEKVREQLKLEDKKDGEEIQRLLEQYQLEQRMESGRQANERKNLMLAQMVRPYQHKLSSICIFLVDHSKFLERSVHLQEQRHNRDLLRAINAQKQEAEEEQRKLFLSAKQKMIKLRNEKEKELFREAQMRRERIMGKLTVKQQEEAVSEEQRIAKAVAEQDAKQAQEQQEKEEKKAEMLKSIAAHRESMRREKEQMEKTAKQNKQDTLQRIKEADKIFSEEQQLEAKKTRENEIKLQDFNVTLMAEKSARQQRLKEEEHEFDAKNAEFMAEEENKFQQYSQSIINAAAVAQKNLFPLCKAAREGIGGGQGPVFGRFRPSYLVQDRTGAQMPKYVSGTTEDIKKRNEVVDIQEAKRRLGFTW from the exons ATGGCATCAGCGGTTCAGCCCAGCCGCCGGAGAGGATCCAGTAAAAGCG agcCAATGGAGGAAGCCATTATGATAATCCAGCCGTCAGACCTCCGTCAGGTCACTGTGCTGAGGAAGGCTGAATTGCAAAGGATTCAAGATCGACCAAGCCGGCTTAAAAAAGAGAAGGAACGCGTGAGAGAGGCAGCAGAACAGAGGGAGGCTCTGCACCAGCAGTCAAAAGAAGTGGTGAAACTGTGGTCCAACACCATCACT GGTCAAAGGCAAAAGAAGCTGGAGGCAAAGATGATTCGAGAGCAAattgaggaggagaaaaggaaaCTGATGGATATCGAAGAAGCCAAATACAAGGAACAGAAGCAGAAAGAGATAATCGAAAGAGCAAAGACTCAGCAGTATTATCAAACCGACCGGGTCAAAGGACTCCAT CGGGCACTACTGCTGACGGAGGTGCTGAAGGAGAGGGACGCTCAGGTCGAACTGAAGCAAAGACAAAAGAGTGCAACGAAAGATGCGGACAAAGAATACGTGGAAATGGTAAAGAGCAGAGAGGATGAAGCCTTGAGACAGGAGCAGGAGAAAGCAAAGCAGAAGAAGCTCCAGAGACAGGCTGCTGAAGAAGACCTGAAAAACCA AATGAAGGAAAATGAGAAGGTGAGGGAGCAACTGAAGCTGGAAGACAAGAAGGATGGAGAAGAAATTCAGCGTCTCCTAGAGCAATATCAGTTGGAGCAAAGAATGGAATCGGGAAGACAAGCAAATGAGAGGAAAAACCTCATGCTAGCTCAGATGGTAAGGCCTTATCAACACAAGTTATCAAGTATTTGTATCTTTCTTGTGGACCACAGTAAGTTTCTTGAGCGTTCTGTGCATTTACAGGAGCAACGTCACAACAGAGACCTCCTGAGagcaataaatgcacaaaaacaggaGGCTGAAGAGGAGCAAAGGAAACTTTTTCTCTCTGccaaacaaaaaatgatcaagTTACGTaacgaaaaagaaaaagagctgtTTAG GGAGGCACAGATGCGCCGAGAGAGGATCATGGGCAAACTTACAGTGAAGCAGCAGGAGGAAGCTGTCAGTGAGGAGCAGAGGATCGCGAAGGCTGTAGCTGAGCAGGATGCTAAACAGGCACAAGAGcagcaggagaaggaggagaagaaggcgGAAATGTTGAAGTCCATCGCTGCACACAGAGAATCCATG AGACGAGAAAAGGAGCAGATGGAGAAGAcagcaaaacagaacaaacaagaTACACTGCAGAGAATAAAAGAGGCTGACAAAATATTCTCTGAGGAACAGCAGCTGGAGGCGAAGAAAaccagagaaaatgaaataaagttaCAAGACTTCAATGTTACACTAATG GCAGAGAAAAGTGCAAGGCAACAGCGGTTGAAGGAAGAGGAACACGAGTTTGATGCGAAGAACGCAGAATTCATGGCTGAAGAGGAGAACAAGTTTCAACAGTATTCACAGAGCATCATCAACGCCGCGGCAGTGGCTCAGAAAAACCTGTTTCCACTCTGCAAAGCTGCAAGGGAAGGAATCGGAGGAGGGCAGGGTCCCGTGTTTGGCAGGTTCAGGCCGAGCTACCTCGTCCAGGACCGCACTGGTGCTCAGATGCCCAAATATGTCTCCGGtaccacagaagacattaaaaagCGGAATGAGGTCGTAGATATACAGGAAGCAAAGAGGAGGCTCGGATTCACTTGGTGA